The proteins below come from a single Stutzerimonas stutzeri RCH2 genomic window:
- the purL gene encoding phosphoribosylformylglycinamidine synthase: MLILRGAPALSAFRHGKLLAQLTDKVPAVSGLYAEFAHFAEVSGTLGADEQNVLTRLLKYGPSVPVQEPAGRLFLVVPRFGTISPWSSKASDIAHNCGLEKIQRLERGIAYYVQGEFSDGDAQLIAAALHDRMTQLVLNRFEEAANLFSHAEPKPLTAVDILGGGRAALEKANTELGLALAEDEIDYLVSAFQGLKRNPHDIELMMFAQANSEHCRHKIFNASWDIDGESQDKSLFGMIKNTYQMHSENVLSAYKDNASVIVGHTAGRFFPNPETRQYGAVQEPVHILMKVETHNHPTAISPFSGASTGSGGEIRDEGATGRGAKPKAGLTGFTVSNLNIPGFEQPWEQAYGKPERIVTPLDIMIEGPLGGAAFNNEFGRPALTGYFRTFEQSISTPRGDEVRGYHKPIMLAGGLGNIREDHVQKAEITVGAKLIVLGGPAMLIGLGGGAASSVATGASSADLDFASVQRENPEMERRCQEVIDRCWQLGDQNPIAFIHDVGAGGISNAFPELVNDGGRGGRFELRNVPNDEPGMAPHEIWSNESQERYVLAVSTVDFERFQAICERERCPFAVVGEATEEPQLTVTDSHFGNTPVDMPLEVLLGKPPRMHRSASREAELGDDFDAAAVDLSEAVTRVLRHPAVASKSFLITIGDRSITGQVARDQMVGPWQVPVADCAVTATSYDVYTGEAMAMGERTPLALLDAPASGRMAIGETLTNLAAARIEKISDIKLSANWMAAAGHPGEDARLYETVRAVGMELCPQLGLTIPVGKDSMSMKTRWSEEGAEKSVTSPMSLIVSGFAPVTDVRQTLTPQLRLDKGATDLILIDLGRGQNRMGASILAQVYGQLGRQAPDVDDAEDLQAFFAVVQGLNADGLLLAYHDRSDGGLLTTVLEMAFAGHCGLSLNLDGLLESAVDVAPMLFNEELGAVIQVRQGDTEIVLAQFSAAGLGDCVAVIGQPVNNGHVSIKHGENEVFAGERRLLQRQWAETSYQIQRLRDNAECADQEFDALLEEDNPGLSAKLSFDVNEDISAPYIKRGVRPQIAVLREQGVNGQVEMAAAFDRAGFAAVDVHMSDILSGRVSLEEFKGLVACGGFSYGDVLGAGEGWAKSVLFNARARDGFQAFFERKDSFALGVCNGCQMMSNLHELIPGTENWPHFVRNRSEQFEARVAMVQVQDSPSIFLQGMAGSRLPIAIAHGEGHAEFESEEAMLQADLSGTVALRFVDNHGKVTERYPANPNGSPRGITGLSSRDGRVTIMMPHPERVFRAVTNSWRPDEWQEDGGWMRMFRNARVWVD, translated from the coding sequence ATGTTGATCCTGCGCGGCGCTCCCGCTCTTTCCGCCTTCCGTCATGGCAAGCTCCTGGCACAACTGACCGATAAGGTCCCCGCTGTCAGCGGACTGTATGCCGAGTTCGCCCATTTCGCCGAGGTTTCCGGCACGCTTGGCGCGGATGAGCAGAACGTACTGACCCGCCTGCTGAAGTACGGCCCCAGTGTGCCGGTGCAGGAACCTGCTGGTCGGCTGTTCCTGGTGGTGCCTCGCTTCGGCACCATCTCGCCGTGGTCAAGCAAGGCCAGCGATATCGCCCACAACTGTGGTCTGGAGAAGATCCAGCGGCTGGAGCGGGGCATCGCCTACTACGTGCAGGGCGAGTTTTCCGATGGTGATGCACAGCTGATTGCCGCTGCGCTGCACGATCGCATGACGCAGCTGGTGCTGAATCGCTTCGAAGAAGCCGCCAACCTGTTCAGCCACGCCGAGCCCAAACCGCTGACTGCGGTGGACATCCTCGGTGGCGGCCGCGCCGCACTGGAAAAGGCCAACACCGAACTCGGCCTGGCCCTGGCCGAAGATGAAATCGATTATCTGGTCAGCGCCTTCCAGGGCCTCAAGCGCAACCCGCACGACATCGAACTGATGATGTTCGCGCAGGCCAACTCCGAGCACTGTCGCCACAAGATCTTCAATGCCAGCTGGGACATCGACGGCGAAAGCCAGGACAAGTCGCTGTTCGGCATGATCAAGAACACCTACCAGATGCACAGTGAGAACGTGCTATCCGCTTACAAGGACAACGCGTCGGTCATCGTCGGCCACACCGCAGGACGTTTCTTCCCCAATCCTGAAACCCGCCAGTACGGCGCGGTGCAGGAGCCGGTGCATATCCTGATGAAGGTGGAAACGCATAACCACCCGACCGCAATTTCGCCGTTCTCGGGTGCTTCCACCGGTTCCGGTGGTGAGATTCGCGACGAGGGCGCCACCGGTCGTGGTGCCAAGCCGAAAGCGGGCCTGACCGGCTTCACCGTCTCCAACCTGAACATCCCCGGCTTCGAACAGCCGTGGGAACAGGCCTATGGCAAGCCGGAACGCATCGTCACGCCGTTGGACATCATGATTGAAGGCCCGCTGGGTGGCGCCGCGTTCAACAACGAATTCGGTCGCCCGGCGCTGACCGGTTACTTCCGTACCTTCGAGCAGTCGATCAGCACGCCGCGCGGCGACGAGGTGCGTGGTTATCACAAGCCGATCATGCTCGCCGGTGGCCTGGGCAATATCCGTGAAGATCATGTGCAGAAAGCCGAAATCACCGTTGGCGCCAAGCTGATCGTGCTCGGCGGCCCGGCCATGCTGATCGGTCTGGGCGGCGGCGCCGCATCCTCGGTCGCGACCGGTGCCAGCTCTGCCGATCTGGATTTCGCCTCGGTGCAGCGCGAGAACCCGGAAATGGAGCGCCGTTGCCAGGAGGTCATCGATCGCTGCTGGCAGCTGGGCGACCAGAACCCCATTGCTTTCATCCATGACGTCGGTGCTGGCGGCATCTCCAACGCCTTCCCGGAACTGGTCAACGACGGTGGTCGCGGTGGCCGTTTCGAACTGCGCAACGTGCCCAACGACGAGCCGGGCATGGCCCCGCACGAGATCTGGAGCAACGAGTCCCAGGAGCGTTACGTACTGGCCGTCAGCACCGTCGATTTCGAGCGTTTCCAAGCCATCTGCGAACGTGAGCGCTGCCCGTTCGCGGTCGTCGGCGAGGCGACCGAAGAGCCACAGCTGACTGTCACCGACAGCCATTTCGGCAACACTCCGGTGGACATGCCGCTGGAAGTGCTGCTCGGCAAGCCGCCGCGCATGCACCGCAGCGCCAGCCGTGAAGCTGAGCTCGGTGATGACTTCGATGCGGCTGCGGTCGATCTGAGCGAAGCCGTCACCCGCGTGCTGCGTCACCCGGCTGTCGCCAGCAAGAGCTTCCTGATCACCATCGGTGACCGCAGCATTACCGGCCAGGTGGCTCGCGATCAGATGGTCGGCCCTTGGCAGGTGCCGGTCGCCGACTGCGCCGTTACGGCTACCAGCTACGACGTTTACACCGGCGAAGCCATGGCGATGGGCGAGCGCACGCCGCTGGCACTGCTGGATGCCCCGGCGTCGGGCCGCATGGCCATTGGCGAAACGCTGACCAACTTGGCAGCAGCGCGCATCGAGAAGATTTCCGACATCAAATTGTCCGCCAACTGGATGGCCGCTGCCGGCCATCCGGGTGAAGACGCACGCTTGTACGAGACCGTTCGCGCCGTCGGCATGGAGCTGTGCCCGCAGCTGGGCCTGACCATTCCGGTGGGCAAGGACTCGATGTCGATGAAAACCCGTTGGAGCGAGGAGGGCGCAGAGAAAAGCGTGACCTCGCCAATGTCGCTGATCGTTTCCGGCTTCGCTCCGGTAACTGATGTTCGCCAGACCCTGACCCCGCAGCTGCGGCTGGACAAGGGCGCCACCGACCTGATCCTGATCGATCTGGGGCGCGGGCAGAACCGCATGGGCGCTTCGATTCTCGCGCAGGTATACGGTCAGCTTGGTCGCCAGGCACCCGACGTCGATGATGCCGAAGACCTGCAGGCATTCTTTGCCGTGGTCCAGGGGCTGAATGCCGATGGTCTGTTGCTGGCGTACCACGACCGTTCCGACGGGGGGCTGCTGACCACCGTGCTGGAAATGGCTTTTGCCGGTCACTGCGGCCTGAGTCTGAATCTCGATGGTCTTCTGGAAAGCGCCGTGGATGTCGCCCCGATGCTCTTCAACGAAGAGCTTGGCGCGGTGATTCAGGTGCGTCAGGGCGACACCGAGATCGTGCTGGCGCAGTTCAGCGCTGCCGGGCTGGGTGACTGCGTCGCTGTCATCGGTCAGCCGGTCAACAACGGCCATGTATCGATCAAGCACGGCGAAAACGAAGTGTTCGCCGGCGAGCGCCGTCTGCTGCAGCGTCAGTGGGCAGAAACCAGCTACCAGATCCAGCGCCTGCGAGATAACGCCGAGTGTGCCGATCAGGAGTTCGACGCGCTGCTCGAAGAGGACAACCCGGGTCTGAGCGCCAAGCTCAGCTTCGACGTGAACGAAGACATTTCGGCGCCCTACATCAAGCGTGGCGTTCGTCCGCAGATTGCGGTGCTGCGCGAGCAGGGTGTCAATGGCCAGGTGGAAATGGCGGCGGCGTTCGATCGTGCCGGTTTCGCTGCGGTCGACGTGCACATGAGTGACATCCTTTCCGGACGCGTCAGCCTCGAGGAGTTCAAGGGCCTGGTCGCCTGCGGTGGCTTCTCCTACGGCGACGTGCTCGGCGCCGGTGAAGGCTGGGCCAAGTCCGTTCTGTTCAATGCGCGTGCACGGGATGGCTTCCAGGCCTTCTTTGAGCGCAAGGACAGCTTCGCCCTCGGCGTGTGCAACGGCTGCCAGATGATGAGCAACCTGCACGAACTGATCCCGGGCACGGAGAACTGGCCGCACTTCGTACGCAACCGCTCGGAGCAGTTCGAAGCTCGGGTGGCGATGGTCCAGGTGCAGGATTCGCCATCGATCTTCCTGCAGGGCATGGCCGGCTCCCGCCTGCCTATCGCCATCGCCCACGGCGAAGGCCATGCGGAATTCGAGAGCGAAGAGGCCATGCTGCAGGCGGATCTCTCCGGCACCGTGGCGCTGCGCTTCGTGGATAATCACGGCAAGGTCACCGAACGCTACCCGGCCAACCCGAACGGCTCGCCACGCGGTATCACCGGTCTCAGCAGCCGCGACGGCCGTGTGACCATCATGATGCCGCACCCGGAGCGGGTGTTCCGCGCCGTGACCAACTCCTGGCGCCCTGACGAGTGGCAGGAAGACGGCGGCTGGATGCGCATGTTCCGCAATGCGCGGGTCTGGGTGGACTGA
- a CDS encoding amino acid ABC transporter ATP-binding protein, with amino-acid sequence MSDSNAQVEQASGPVIQMQGVHKWFGQFHVLKDINLSVRQGERIVLCGPSGSGKSTTIRCLNRLEEHQQGRIVINGVELTSDLKQIEAIRSEVGMVFQHFNLFPHLTVLQNCTLAPMWVRKLPRRQAEEIAMHYLERVRIPEQANKFPGQLSGGQQQRVAIARALCMKPKIMLFDEPTSALDPEMVKEVLDTMVSLAESGMTMLCVTHEMGFARTVADRVIFMDKGEIVEQAEPEMFFTNPVNDRTKLFLSQILH; translated from the coding sequence ATGAGTGATTCAAACGCGCAGGTCGAACAGGCGAGCGGCCCGGTCATCCAGATGCAGGGCGTGCACAAGTGGTTCGGCCAGTTCCATGTGCTCAAGGACATCAATCTCAGCGTGCGACAGGGCGAGCGCATCGTCTTGTGCGGGCCTTCCGGGTCCGGCAAGTCCACGACCATTCGCTGCCTCAACCGTCTGGAGGAACACCAGCAGGGGCGGATCGTCATCAACGGCGTGGAGCTGACCAGCGACCTCAAGCAGATCGAGGCGATCCGCAGCGAAGTCGGCATGGTCTTCCAGCACTTCAACCTGTTCCCGCACCTGACTGTGCTGCAGAACTGCACCCTCGCGCCGATGTGGGTGCGCAAGTTGCCGCGACGCCAGGCCGAGGAAATCGCCATGCATTATCTGGAACGCGTGCGCATCCCGGAGCAGGCCAACAAGTTTCCCGGCCAGCTCTCCGGCGGTCAGCAGCAGCGCGTGGCGATCGCCCGCGCGCTGTGCATGAAGCCGAAGATCATGCTGTTCGACGAGCCGACCTCGGCGCTCGATCCGGAGATGGTGAAGGAGGTGCTGGATACCATGGTCAGTCTCGCCGAAAGCGGCATGACCATGCTCTGTGTGACCCATGAGATGGGCTTCGCCCGCACCGTGGCAGATCGGGTGATCTTCATGGACAAAGGCGAGATCGTCGAACAGGCCGAGCCAGAGATGTTCTTCACCAACCCGGTCAACGACAGGACCAAGCTGTTCCTCAGCCAGATCCTGCACTGA